Part of the Zingiber officinale cultivar Zhangliang chromosome 8A, Zo_v1.1, whole genome shotgun sequence genome, ggaattaattttaattttgaatttgtaattgaattttctaattttctattTTAGGTGTCAAAGATTTGATAATTTTTTGTTTGGTAGTCTCTctaaattaagagaaagatttcaGGTATTTGAATAATTTTTCTAGTTTAATAGGATTATATATTTTCAAATCATAGTCAATTTATTTTCTAAGTTGTGAATCCATTATACTTGGATATGTATTTGTTCACctgtttgtttaattttatttttcaaattttaattgggTGGGAGCTTTTAGAATGACCCCAACTTCCCCTTATAATTTATCTTTCATATcaattatattttcttttgataaatttatcaTTGTTGGGGTGCTTTGAGATGGAGACACATGGCAATCTTCTCTAAAAATCTATAACCAAATAAACACATAAATAAAGATtccaaagtctaattttaatttggcaTACTTTGGAAATGGGAATAATGTAAAAGCCTAACAGACAACAGTCCTAATGTTTGATTGCTAAAGTTTGGGAAATTTAAGCTTCAATTAAAATTGTCGTTAAGAGGGACTTTAATTTAGTCAAAGAGTCTTCGAGAGTTCAGACAAAGTATATTTATATGTCCTTTTATGTTTTATGTATTGGAAGAGTCTATCTACTAGTATAAATGTGTATGTTTGTTGTATTGTTGGGATATGAAATAGAAAAGTAagttttgagaaaattttcagATTATGTGATGAAATCTACCTACGGCGTGGTGCCTAGGATTCCTTAGGTGTGATACCTAAATTTCTACAACCATTCTACGCTTCTTCACCACTCTTCAAACAATCAAACCCTCTTCTTGTGCTCCACCACTTTGTGTTGGTCTCCCTGCGGCCTGGTGCTGTCACAATTGTTGTTGGACAAGCATTGAGAGTAGAACATAGTTAatctttattttcttaatttcgtCTACATACAACTTCGTAAAGACTATCTTCTTGTTACATATGTTGCTGTTTATTTTGAAATCACCACTTTGTTACTTTGTTTATAGTATTGGCATTTTTgttattttgaaatcctgagaccATTTTGATGTTTTTTTCTTGGTTAAGAATAAGCTGGAATATATTGCAAATTTAGACTTCATGGAATTGGATCTTATTTTCTTTGGTCATCAAAGAGTCTTGACAAGCTCACACTCTTCTCTAATAACTAGATAGTAGTCATCCTTAAATTGTTGGAAAAGCTGAACGGAATCAGAAAGTGAATTAAAGTCACATTTTTGGTTGTTTCagaattaatggttaattattgtagagctaatatgatttttattgagAAGCATGTTCATGTTATGCTTACATATCAATATGGATCTATAGGTTCTCTAAGGAACAGCTAAGAAAATTATATATGTCGCTTCTCTTTTTGGATCAGAATACCAGATAAAATACGAGTATTCATGTCAATCAGGATATTTTTTGCTGTTATTACTTACTGTGTCTTTTCTTCATTATAGTTAAGCTGCATTTTATTTATAACCATGCATGATTACCCTGCCAAAACATGCTAGCAGTAGTTTATTCACAATTGGTTTGACAAATATTGCTATTAATCTTAGCCAACCTTATCTGAGCTTGTAAGTTAGTTAGGATTATATTGAAGCATATATTTTACCTAAGGTAGTTGTTTTTACTTGCTAAAATCTTTAAAGATAGTTATTTTTACTTGCTAAAATCTTTAAAGATAACGTTTTCTCTCGCATACTCATCAAACCATTCGAataacagttttttttttttgcattttctcTATTTTGCTTTTTTGAGCACACTGTCAACTTATTGCAGGAAAGTTGAAAGAGATGGGAAACTTTTTGTTGGTCGTTTTGCGATTGAGCCTGGACAACTTCAAAACTGTAAAAGATCCCAAAACCGGTTCATATTCCATCTCTTCTCAGCAGTAGTCCACTTCTAACCAAGGTTCAGATTTAAAAGCTTAATATTTAACAGTTGGTACATGAAAACTCGAGCAGCCTGTTCATCTTGTTTAACGAGGATAAACTAATACTCCTTTAGAAATAGCAATCTCAATCAGCTTGTTCATCCTATTTATACTGGAGCAGCTTGTCCTAAAACTTCCATGGCTTGGACCAATTGTAAGAGCTAGATACCTGgattactttaaaaaaaactaagaaaagatgCAATGATATGACAGCATTGAAGATATGGTAATTTTTGTTCTTGTATATTGAGAAATGAAATGATTATGATTACTATTTGTGATTAAGTTGTGTTAATGTACTCTGAAATCAGTATGGATTCGGTGCAGAAAGCGCAAGTGATAAGTGGCTTATCTGTAAGCAGTGGAGCACATCAAATTACAAGAAAGAGAAACCAGACAAAGTTTGGATATTGAACCATTGTAGCTGGAGCCTTGAGACATCTGTTACGATGAGCCACTTTTTGTGAGGACACCATTTTCTTGGCTTTGGCGGCTTCAAAACAGCTTTTATTGTTATcctttgaaattttcaaaatttgtcgAAATTGCATTTAAACCCTCCAAAGTTGATGATTTTGCATTGCGATTATTTAAATTGTATAACAaattcttgtattttttttttaaactcaagTACTAAGTCTTTATTTAGGAATTTGATCACGGCGAACATATTCTTTACCTTACTAAGAATTGAACCTAGGCTACCAGATTGCCTATTGTGTCTTTGCATAAACTAAGAATATGCAAAGTTTTAATACATTCCAATTTGGAAATTTTGAAACTAAGAATTTGCAAAGTTTTAATTGTATTCCAAATAGTTTCGCTAAAACTattatatgaaatatttttttaaatgaatattGAAACAGTCACAtcgatttttttaatcaaaattttgaattatagCGATTTAGGTTTAAATTGCTAGTAATCATAATAATTTAAATCTATCAAATAATTGTGATAAAAAATATCattattctttttaaaaaataattactcTAAATTTACGGAATTTATAATATCTTTATGCCACTTtgctatttattattattttaaaaaaaaatctatgattCATACGACCATATCAATGTATTTAACAGTCGTAATTAAAAACTATTAAAATGTCCATTgggctttttttttgtttttttaatgaaTAATAGACTTTAGTAGATTTAAAAACGATTTAGAGGTAAAATTTGATTGTAGGAGCTCTTCTTttgattataaataaaaaaaaatagggcgatcttttgaagaaaaaaataatttctttccataaattcttaatcgGACGGTTGTCCTGTATTTCGATCCACTATTGACGTCTCTCCGCCGCCGTAACTCCTATTTATTTAtgatattcttcttcttcctatagCAACCAAATTGCTCCTCTCTTTTCGCTGCTGCGGTGTGCgagaaaagaggaagaggagaagaagcgaTGGCGATGGTAAGCTTGGCGAGGCGAAGGGCCAGGGATCTCTTCCGAACCGAAGCGGTGCGGCGAGCCTCCGTGTTCTGCCGGGGGTTCGCGGGCGCAGCGGGGGACGAGAACGACGTGGTGGTGATCGGCGGCGGCCCTGGTGGGTACGTGGCGGCGATCAAGGCCGCGCAGTTGGGTCTCAAAACGACGTGCATCGAGAAGAGGGGAAGCCTCGGAGGCACCTGCCTCAACGTTGGCTGCATCCCTTCAAAGGTAAAATTTTCCcccttttttgttttctttttatgTTTTCTGTTGGATTTATCGCATTTGATTGGATTCTCGGTTTAATCTTTGGGTTTTTACTTCGGGTCATAGTATTGATACTTGGATAGGGGTAACTTGGCCTTACTATGGATTAGGTGAGCGGATTAGATCTGGTGTGGTCGATAGTAGCAGCAGACGAATtggatttgttttctttgtcTTTTGAGTTCCATAGGTTCCGGCATTCCCTCTATGCCTTTGCTCGTGATTAACTTTATGAACCTGTAAAGTCAAGATCTAAGACTAGGAAGTTGAAAAAAAACAAGGTTAATTACTAAATCTATCATGAACTTTTTAAGATTTTAACAAATTTATGACAAAATTTCACTTTTaacaaacatatcatataatttCAAATCTGCAACAAATCAATCAAAAAATTGTGatcaaatttttaattagttcttctTTGATTATTTTCATGTTATATTATTAGCTTTTTATGAATTTaaaactattcaagatacatCGAAATTTGTTTCGTTTTGTTTTGAATTAATATATGTTGTGATGTGAAATTCTTAAAAATGCTTTTGTTCATTTTATTAAGTCGGAAATATGGtagatttgatttaaaaaatttgagGTATGATGTTTAGATTGAAAACAAAAGTTCTGAATAGATTTGTTGAAACTTCAAAAGCTCATGATAAATTTATCAATTAATCTAGAATAATATGTGATGAGAAATGCCTCGTCGCATTTCCTCCATTTTTACAGCCTATTTCTGAATATATATGGGTTTGTTAGAATTGTATTATTTTGGCATTTGATATTGTACTTTTCTTTTATGAAGACacaatatttatgaataaatgaCTGGAAGTTGGCAACATTCTCGAATAAAACACTGAAGTTTGGTTTTTTACCAAAGCACGTCCAAAGTTGTATTTTGTCTGATTTATGCACTTGTCCGTGTGGATGCCCCAACCATCTGATTTATCCTGCTTACTACCTTGTCATGCAATTTTTTCCCAAATAGTGCTTTTCATAATCAAAGCTCACGTCCTCCCAAAATTTCTCATTTTTCCTTCTCTAATGAGGGTTCTCAATGTCACATCACTCCTGTTTACCTTTTTTTTTCTGATTATTATAGGATGATGAAatgtttgtgtttggtttttgtAACTTTTGTTTGTTCTTGATGCACCTCTTCTATTTTTTCCTTGTAGCCCCTGTATTTAATCCTAACATATATCTTGTTAATGGTGCACAATAGGTCATTtaggtcaaaaaaaaaaacacacacacacacattgaTTTCCTGATATGCGATGAAGCTCTTAATCCTTTTTAGTTCAAAATTAGCATAAAGGAGTTCTCCACAAAAACTTCTTGATGGCCCAAaaacatcagatgagtttgtaaAGCACTTAAATGGCTTTCCTGGATTCTTACCAGCAAGAAATTTGACCATTAGAATTCAAAACGGCCACTAAGTAGTTTGTGAGCTGATATGAATTCAAAATGTCCAGCATATTATAGACAAAAATCAAGCCTACATTTGCCATTGGCCACTATAAGCCCTTTTTGCTACAAAAAATAGCCTTCGTCAGGTTTTATAGGATTGCTTGGAACCTTCACTCAGTGACAATGAAGAATGTAGAGATACAGTGAGGAAGGTTTCTCAACATACAGAGAAGTTGCCAACACGTGAAGGGAGGGAGGATGACCAAGAGAGTGATTGGAAACAAAGAGCGCTGCCTAGGCCAAATAAGAGTTTTGGAATATGAATTTGGGATTGTTGTACCTTTTCATATAGTTATAAAATGACTTGTGCCAATGCAAAGATTTGGGTTTAAGCGGATAATCAGATGATTAGGTTTTATTGAACCAGTTTTGGGTGCGCTTGGGACTACTTGGACTGATAGAGGGGTAAAATGGGCATCCATGTTGACAGGTGTGCAAAATGGGCAAATACAAAGTCTAGGCTAGCACAGTTTTGAAAAACTCTAACTTGTGTGACTTGGGAAATTTGTGGTGAAACCTTACCCTTTATCACTCTGTTCAAGTTTCAATCGCTTCAAACTCGTGATCCAATTACCATGTACATTCTACGTGACCTCCATTGTCATCATTCATACTTCACAGCATGCCTGCCATGGTAAAAATGGAACTGATTCCTACAAACTGGTAGAGAAGACGAACATAATAGGGGAGTTGCAACTTCCAAATATGTTTTACTCCCATGAAAACCATAGGGCAGCAGAGGAATGCATGATTGCAACCTGACTAGGCCAACTTAGATTTGCCAATTACTGCAGGTCCATTACTGAACAACCCATTTCGGGCTGCTTTTACTGAATAAAAGAACTTCTTTCATTGACCATATCGACACCTTTTCCATAGGAACTAGCTTTTTCATCCTGATGATTTAAAAGAATTGTCATTCTCTTGTAATCCTACTtagctattatttttattaattcagGAACCATATTTGCATGTTAGGATTGGTGTCTTCCAAAGCAAGTTTTTAATTGTAGGGATAATTTGCTCTTGTGGAAGTTATTCCATGTCTGGTACTTGCACAATTCCTGCAAATCAAACAATGAAATATTTATTCCCTTCCATGAACCAAATTTATGAATACATATAGGGGCGTAGCTAGGTGAAGCTTTGGGGGTGCGACCGCACCCCCTGAAatttgaggaaaaaaaaatatatattgggaagaaaaataaaaaaaacacttaattataaatttttaaattttatagacTTTTATAAAAAGAAATCCAATGAAAACCAACCATATTTTTTCTCTCCCATGATTCTCCCTCCATCTctcccattttttttttaatttttcttcaatattgtattttatttttttccttaatttttctttttttttttcctctcttacCGTATTTTCTTTTTTTCTCCTATAATccccttcttattttttttttcctaatctTAATTTTAGCCTCAAAATTCTTCATCTCATGTCGTTGCCACTACCATACACATTATTGTCACCGCACGATATTATTACTAGTGCCACCATTGTTTGCTACCAGTGTCATCGTTGTCGCTACACCAATACTCCACAACAAACACCTTTTGATTGAAGTaaagttttcttattttttctttttcattacgGATATAAGTGTCAAAAAATATATAGTGTCAATTTTTCATATTCATGTTTATTTGTTTActatcaattttattattatttttgaatggttAAAAAAATAGTCATTAAATTAAGTGATTATGTGtctaaaatattatattaatgaTAAATTAGGTGAAATAATAATGTcgaagtatttaaaaaaaatatgagatatACTTACTTCAAATAGGGCATCCCCCTTCACTACATCctcccttctctccctcttccacCTAAATTGATTCTTAGGCTTTAAGTCATAGATAAGGTCTGAGGATCCATAGATCATTGTTTCAACTAAAATCAAGGGCTaaactaaaaatttttaaatttaagttcattttTAACTCCTTAAATTTGAAAGTTAAACTTTTGGAGGATAAAAATTGATCTACActaatatttagaatttttataaaatcgCCCCTCCTGGTCTAAAATCCTGGCTACGCCACTGTTACATATTCATATTCTATTCCTACACTATTTCATTTCAAAATGGCAACTATTCTATTTCGATATGATGAACAAATCTACTAGTTGAAATAAGATTATGTGCTTTAGACATGTATTAATAATTGGATAGCTCCTATATAGAATAGAGCTTATTTGACTTACCCGTTTGTATTTATGCTAAAGAAAAACATTGTCATGCAAATGTAATATTATTCTAGACATAAGTAGATATATGTATGTGGATTATTTTCATACTTgtccgaccccacctagtgggataagtctTGGATTTCATACTTGTAAAATACTTCTCACACTGTCGCAACAGCTGGACTAACAGAAGTGTGATGATTTTAATGTCTTTAGTTTTAGGAATCAAGGATCCACCTCAAAGGTTGCTCCTTTCTTATTTTGTTAAAGACTATCTAGGATCTTTTTTACCTTTTACATTGgacttaatatatatattttttgtttgCAGGCTCTCCTTCATTCCTCTCATATGTATCATGAAGCTAAGCATGCATTCCCAAGTCATGGTGTTAAGTTCTCTCAACTTGAAATTGACCTACCTGCCATGTTGGCACAAAAAGATAAAGCCGTCTCTGGTCTCACTCGAGGTATTGAAGGCCTCTTCAAGAAGAACAAGGTAAACTATGTCAAAGGTTCGGGCAAGTTCATTTCACCTTCAGAAGTCTCTGTTGACACCCTTGATGGAGGAAACACAGTTGTCAAAGGCAAAAACATCATCATTGCCACTGGTTCTGATGTCAAATCTCTCCCTGGAATTActattgatgagaaaaaaattgttTCTTCCACTGGGGCTCTATCTTTGTCTGCCATCCCAAAGAAATTGGTGGTGATCGGTGCAGGCTACATTGGTTTGGAGATGGGATCAGTTTGGGGACGGCTTGGTTCTGAAATCACGGTTGTTGAGTTTGCACCTGATATAGTACCTTCGATGGATGGCGAGGTAAGGAAGCAGTTCCAGCGCATGCTTGAGAAGCAGAAAATGAAGTTCATGCTGAAGACGAAGGTTGTTGGGGTTGACACGTCTGGGGATGGGGTGAAGTTGATAGTGGAACCTGCAGCTGGAGGTGAACAGAGCACGCTCGAGGCAGATGTTGTTCTTGTGTCTGCTGGTCGAATCCCTTACACAGCAGGTCTTGGACTTGAGACAATTGGTGTGCAAACCGATAAGGCAGGAAGGATCACAGTTGACAAGCATTTCAAGACCAATGCGCCCGGAGTATATGCCATTGGTGATGTTATACCAGGTCCTATGCTCGCCCACAAGgcagaagaagatggagttgcaTGCGTAGAGTTCATCGCTGGTAGGGAAGGTCATGTCGACTATGACATGGTTCCAGGAGTGGTGTACACTCATCCTGAGGTGGCTTCAGTCGGCAAGACAGAGGAGCAAGTGAAGTCCCTCGGGGTGGCATACCGAGTTGGCAAGTTCCCATTCATGGCCAACAGCCGTGCAAAGGCTATCGACGATGCGGATGGGTTAGTTAAGATACTAGCCGAGAAAGAGACCGACAAGATCCTCGGCGTCCACATTATGTCACCTAATGCAGGGGAGCTCATCCATGAAGCTGTCCTGGCCCTCCAATATGGAGCCTCAAGCGAGGACATTGCTAGAACATGCCATGCGCACCCGACAATGAGTGAGGCTGTGAAGGAAGCTGCAATGGCAACCTATGACAAGCCCATTCACATATAACCACCTGCTACTTGCCAGATTATGATCCTTGCAAGCCTTTGAAATAATTTATCGACTTTGGGCAGAAAAATACATTTCAATTTGTATTGCTTGAGGCTCTTAGATTATTTGTTCATGCATCATAGTTTCTGTTGTTTACTGCAATTGGGGCATGCCCTTGAAGAACTTATATTTAAAAGCCAGCGGACAATGCTGGTGCCTGCTTTGCAATGGGTGATATTTTCCCTCATCATACTGCCTTCAATCTAGAGCCATAATTTTTGATCCCATATTCTTTCATACagaaatcaaaacaaatatccaagGTGTAGATATAATTCTCCTTTCACTccatttgttttattttccttttgcctCAAAAATGGGTGACCACTGTCCGAACCTATCAATTTCGTAATTACTAAATTTTGTCTGTAGTTTCATGTCATTTTGGCTGTATTTTTTTGGCAGTATTTGTGATTTTTAGAATCCATAGATCTGGTCCATCAACACGCCGGGTCAATTTTGTATTCCCACATTTTTCCCTGATGTAACCCATCATTTAACTCGCTTTCCATTGAATTATAGACAATCATTTAGCTCCCTTAATtcaattttctaggggttttctTCGAATGCGATGAAGAATTTAATATATATGATCTGAATattcgattaaatatttttaaaattcattaattattttttattgataCTAGCAGTTGTTATGTATATGTTTAAtacaatttttaattatatatttttttaatatgatatcAATTAAATGATGATAgatgaaaagaaaaaaacttaTTAGCATAGAAGATATTTGATCTCTTAAtagatatatatagatatgtggATGGATATTTGATATTCGATGAATATAAAGATGAAGGATATGAAATTTGATCTGAACTCGATCCTTTGTCATTCCTGTTGAAACTCCAAGattgtttttggtgtgatcaaccaagttagattaggtcTTGTTAtattctgatccctgtgtctaagtgtgcaggagtttaggagcataggaaatcgagcggaagacacgactagcgagaaggacgacacgggagagagctgacggactCGGTGTGTCTGaaggacgaggtgccgcggaagagcaccccggtggacgagaagaacgtacgcgacattcgagggacgagaagccggggaggaaggctgctcgaggagaaggccggaaattgggttcgggtgagtcctattttaGTTGGCcccaatcacccaggcgatcagagCAGCGAAAGAGCGAAAGAAGCTAATGAAGACTGccgaaggcaccctcaacaagggttgaaggcacctccgagGCGTGCCCGCATCTCCACCAGCTTTAGGCGGGcggcgccctccataagcatggagggtgccctgCATAAatatggaaggcaccctccatgagTATGAAAGACACTTTCGGCCAATCAAAATAGTCGTTCGCAGTGGATAAAGTCTTATTCACTGCACCTCGTTGGAGGCGGCCTCCAAgccctttggaggcaccctcaaggtacggataagatttttcagcggttataaaaagacccctggacctaggaaataagtaacaacttgagtattcattttcctagtcttttctgaaCTTTtattgtgtgtaaaaggcttctccaccttcagtgaAGGAGATTATTAGTGAGCTTTCTACTGCCTTTGATTatcaaccatctaggttgtaaccaatcTAAGTAATTCTTGACATTTtactgattttatttaagttgttatttctgtttaattttatttgctattgctaCTAACCTGAATTGAAAAATCGAGAAGGTAtttgttttagtgtttcaggcaactcaaccatctccagccggcctacccggtccaacaagtggtatcagagcctaacagcttcaggaggactaactgttgAACGAAGcaaacgagatggtcggaccaagcatctgcccaccaaaatttgagggggaattcgcgagccaaaaaaagaaaatggaggtattctttaaaactgactttgaattatttttaataatggaatttggtttcgAAGCACCTGAGGGCAAGGAAaagtatcaatggacgaagaaggaacaaaccaatttcgtggcaaacgacaaagcagagtttcatctgctaagcgttctaccgtcacaagaagtcaaccaaatcAGTGCTTACGAGTctaccaaggagctctgggaaaaattcctgaaactatacgaaggaacctcggaggtgaaacttgcgagacgagacttacttcgcaaccaaatCACCAACCTTTGATTAAAAGAAGACGAAactgttgcacaccttcacttgcagattaaggagctcatcaccggactttcgtaTATCGAataaaaggtaagtaaccgagattcactaaggtacgcacttaacacATTTCCTAGAAATAAGGAAtgtgcatcattagtagatgtctattatatctctaaggatctagagtcTATTACCCtggaagagttattttcaacatttgaaatccatgaaacgagatgtgcagattcgaagaaggagccgaagcacaacattgctcttaaggcaaagatggacgaacaaaattcagaatcctctctcgccGACAACgaaacggtaatgatggtaagacagtttaagaaattatttaaaactagaaaatctaaccatatgcagggtagaaagaaaaggacaatcatatactaccactacaatgaagaagggcatgtaaaagacaactaccataaattgaagaaaaaggacaAAGGCAAAGATAAGAAACTCGTCCAAATGAACAAACACAAGACTCTTAGAacgacgtgggacgaaacatcgTCCGAATTAGAGGTCGAAGCCTTTGCCGGACTtacgttgatggcaagtcatcaagaagacaaacacgaagcaagctcgtctgaaatgTGCATCGAGAGCTTCGAgtgcatcgagagcatcgatgaagggggagcttcaacagaagaaagcagcagttcagggggagctacagaCAACGAGattgataaggtaagtcaggtacgatctcttccacctgttaagttgtttaaatttgttaaattattaattaaagactgttgcaaactagataaagaaaataaagaattaaaattaattctagctaaatcctgtttattaaaagattttaaaaaattaaaattagaaaacgaTAAATTAAAGACataagtagaaaacttgaaaaaccatacatgttcaattattcaaacttagaattttaaaagactaagctagTATCTTAGATTTCATAGAGATCAAATTAGAAAAGTTCCAAAAAGTTATGTATCCCCAAATTTCTAACTAACTTAGtaagaaggaacctatattgggttcctaaagaatatttgaattaaaattttccgTTAGGCTTTCAGAAagtaaaattaaatgtttaaattctttaaaaggaTTTGTTTAGAAGTGATTGATGATTCAATAACCAAAAAgagctagtgcctcgccacaacctggaagtcaattactgaattaaatatttaattgacaaattgataAACatgtaataattaattaaactaatgcTTTCAATATGTGTCAATTGTTTGAAAATTtcataacttaattttttttcaaaacttaaaatattgGCATTgcgtttttttaataataaaattatttttagagtttgtcaaaattattttgaaaacttgataagtttttccttttttaaaaaacctaattttttttctttacccttagattttttttatcccAAGTTTTTATATGATCAgagggggagaatggaagattAAGTGTAGGGGGGAGTagtagttaaatttaaatttaaaaatctttttatactttattgcatatttataattttattatctttacttagtattgtaattttattatctttacttgATGGttagtttatcctaacttaacttagattgctcacatcaaaaaaaggagagattgttggaactccaaggttatttttggtgtgatcaaccaaattaggttaggttctgttatgTTCTGAtctctatgtctaagtgtgcaggagcttaggagggaa contains:
- the LOC122009962 gene encoding dihydrolipoyl dehydrogenase 1, mitochondrial-like, whose translation is MAMVSLARRRARDLFRTEAVRRASVFCRGFAGAAGDENDVVVIGGGPGGYVAAIKAAQLGLKTTCIEKRGSLGGTCLNVGCIPSKALLHSSHMYHEAKHAFPSHGVKFSQLEIDLPAMLAQKDKAVSGLTRGIEGLFKKNKVNYVKGSGKFISPSEVSVDTLDGGNTVVKGKNIIIATGSDVKSLPGITIDEKKIVSSTGALSLSAIPKKLVVIGAGYIGLEMGSVWGRLGSEITVVEFAPDIVPSMDGEVRKQFQRMLEKQKMKFMLKTKVVGVDTSGDGVKLIVEPAAGGEQSTLEADVVLVSAGRIPYTAGLGLETIGVQTDKAGRITVDKHFKTNAPGVYAIGDVIPGPMLAHKAEEDGVACVEFIAGREGHVDYDMVPGVVYTHPEVASVGKTEEQVKSLGVAYRVGKFPFMANSRAKAIDDADGLVKILAEKETDKILGVHIMSPNAGELIHEAVLALQYGASSEDIARTCHAHPTMSEAVKEAAMATYDKPIHI